TGAACTGTTCCAGTAAATTAGTCCCAACTAAACCCGTAGCCGAGAAGCTATTGTTGCAGAGAAAACAAAAATATTTCCAAGGTAAAAGAGAAGACAGGGACTTAGATCCTGTAGACGAACTAATTAAACAGAGAATACAAGAGTTTATTAATTATTTAACTCAAGAATCTGAAAAATACGATATTTATCACTCTCAAGACTGTATTAGTGCCAATGCTTTGAAGGTCTTGCGAGACAAAGGAACGATTTCTCATTTTATTCGTACCGTACACCATATTGATGAGTTTAATAGTCCATATTTACAAGCGTGTCACGATCGCTCTATTTTAGAACCAGATTTGCGTTTGTGTGTCTCAAACTATTGGCAGCAGCAATTACAACAACAGTATCAAGTAAACGCACCAGTAATCATAAACGGTGTTGATACCAAAAGATTTTCTAACAAGGTTAATGGTGAAGAAGCTAAGTTAAGACAGCAATTAAATATTCAAGGTAATCCTGTTTACTTAACTATCGGAGGAATTGAACCTCGTAAAAATTCCTTGAAACTATTACAAGCTTTTATTGAGATATTAAAAACTCATCCTCAAGCACAGCTAATTATCGCTGGTGGAGAAACTCTATTTGATTATGAACCTTATCGCCTTGAGTTTTTCAACCTAGCAAAACAAAATAAGATTAAGATTGGAGAATCTCTAATTCTACCTGGAGTGATGGCAGATAAAGACATCTCAGTTTTATATCGCTGTGCTGATGCCTTTGTCTTTCCCTCAATTAAAGAAGGCTGGGGACTGGTATTATTAGAAGCGATCGCTTCAGGATTGCCCATAATTACCTCTAATATTCCTCCCTTCACCGAATTTCTAGACGATAAATCAGCTTTACTTGTAGATCCTAATTCAAGTAAAGATATTGCGCTCGCCATACTTGATATATTAAATAAAAACCTGACTCAAAAACTAATCAGCAACAGCGCAAATATCCCCTCTCGATACTCCTGGCAAAAATCGGCACAAATGCACCTAAAACATTACACCAAACTATTACAAAATCATTAACCTTCTTACTCCCCGCGAGAAAGGTGTAATCGCCGCATCTAGTACCCCTTGGCTACTTCTTTAAACTATGCCTGAAATCAACTTTCAAATACAATGGCCAGACGGCACACAGCAAAGCTGTTATTCTCCTTCTTTGGTGGTAAAACAATACTTTACTCCTGGAGAAGAATACCAATTAACAGAGTTTGTGGAAAAATCCCGTACTGCCCTTAATATTGCCAGCGATCGCGT
This DNA window, taken from Pleurocapsa sp. FMAR1, encodes the following:
- a CDS encoding MSMEG_0565 family glycosyltransferase, which gives rise to MKIALFTYSTKPRGSVIHTLELGEALQAEGHQVCIYALDKDNLGFHRSVNCSSKLVPTKPVAEKLLLQRKQKYFQGKREDRDLDPVDELIKQRIQEFINYLTQESEKYDIYHSQDCISANALKVLRDKGTISHFIRTVHHIDEFNSPYLQACHDRSILEPDLRLCVSNYWQQQLQQQYQVNAPVIINGVDTKRFSNKVNGEEAKLRQQLNIQGNPVYLTIGGIEPRKNSLKLLQAFIEILKTHPQAQLIIAGGETLFDYEPYRLEFFNLAKQNKIKIGESLILPGVMADKDISVLYRCADAFVFPSIKEGWGLVLLEAIASGLPIITSNIPPFTEFLDDKSALLVDPNSSKDIALAILDILNKNLTQKLISNSANIPSRYSWQKSAQMHLKHYTKLLQNH
- a CDS encoding MSMEG_0570 family nitrogen starvation response protein, with protein sequence MPEINFQIQWPDGTQQSCYSPSLVVKQYFTPGEEYQLTEFVEKSRTALNIASDRVQKAYGFPCSRALGQLKQIESKASEYQKLSAPKVLFIDFEE